Part of the Acidobacteriota bacterium genome, AGCAGTCCTGAAGTCCAAGCGGGGCAAGGCGCTTGCGCGCCTTCATGGCGCTGCTGTGCAACTGCGAGATGCGCTTATGGCAGTACAACGCGACGCATTTGCTGCTTTCTCGGATGAGGCCGCCTTTAGAGAAGTGAAGACTTCCGCGGCCCACCGAGTGAAAGAGATCTCGGCTTCCTTTTCGGACGACGCTGAGCTGATAGAAGTCCAACAAGAGTTGGACCTGTTGACGGAGAAGACAGCCGCTGCTCTTGCAGACTTGCCCTTTCCACGGGAGCTTGGACTTGGCAAGGATGCAGCGCGAGCGAAAGCGCTCGACGTAGGGGCTGGAGCTCTTTCAGTCTGGTTGTCTGGAGGTGATGCGGTTGGACATGTGAGCCGGGCTGCTTCGTCTGAAGCGGGCGGGCGCGTTGAGAGCTTGAAACAAAGATTTACGGAGTGGTGGGAGCAGCACTCTCCGCCTCTCCAGGCAGCAACTAGGGAGCTTCAAGACGCGCTCTTCAGGTCGGCGATGAGCTTGCCCTCTGAAGGTGTCGACCCCCTCTCCGAGGTTCCACCCACTTGTCGCATGCCCTAGCCGTTGTCGCTGATCTGCCAGCGGCGAATCTTCTTCAGGAAGCTTTACCCCGGTCTCTTCAGAGTCCATGAGCGATCCTGGACCTCTCTTGGTTCGTTCAACCTGCCTTCAAAGGTGACCTCGTTCGTTGCTTTTCGGCAGTCAGGGCACGATGAGCTGCCCCCCTCCAAAGAGGTTCCACCCACTTGTTGTAGGCCCTAGGCGTTTTCGCCCTCAGCGGCGCGCGATTCTCCTTTTGGAGGCTCTTCCTCAGCCTGTTCAAGCGCCTTGATCGATCCTCGAGTCCTGGTTGTCAGGGCAAACTGCCCTTAACGGTGAATTCTTTGGGCGCTTTCCGGCATTCGAGGCACGATGAGCTGCCCTGATTTGGGCTCAGGGATGTAGGAACTGGGGGTGGCGGTTTGGGGTTTTCCTTCTGGGAGGCCCTAGGGCCGCATTGGAACGAAGGGCATTGGGGGCGGAAAGCAGCCCTCGGGAAATTGGACGTTACGGTGCCCTTGCTTGAGATGTCGAGCAGCACTTCGGTAGGCGAGGAGGAAGGCTCTGTACGCTTCAGTGAGGGCGCGTCGAGCTTCTCGAGCGAAGCAGTGGAATTGCGGCGCCGGCGATCTCTTGGAGTGAGCAGGTTGTTTGTGAGGGTGCTGTCGAAGAATCTGTTGAACGCCGAGAGGCGAGCTCTGGGCTGCCTGGTTTCTTACCCGGCAATCGTTCTCTATCTGAGCTAGGAGCGCTTGGACTCGTTCTCGGAGCACTGGCTCGGAAAGATGGGCCCAGCAGGGAATGGGCTCCAGCGTGAGAACTTCCGCTTCTGCAAAGTTGGACTCCGGAGACTCGATGCCTCGGGCTCGGTACTTTCGGGTGCGGTCGATCCATAACCCTTCGAGGGACTCTCCTAGGGTGAGGGCGTTGGCCGAGTGGATGCCTGGCCAATCCTGGGGCCTCGCGACAAGGCCTTCCTTGACTCCATGGGCGAGGAGGTAGCGCAGACGGTCGACCTGCGCTTCGGGTTCTTGGCTTACGAGGGTGGCTCGATACCTTCGGCCCCAGAAGCGCTCACGCCACTGGTGGAGGCGACCTGCTTCCTTGGCGAGATTCCCGTTGATGAAGTTCATGAAAGAGGCCAGCTGCCAGGCGTTCTCGACGGAGAGAAGCAGGTGGTAGTGGTTCGACAGGATCACGATGGCGTGAATCGAGACGTCGTAGCGCCTCTGGGCCCGGGCAATGACACCGATCGCCAAGGCGTTGAGTTTCTCGCTGGGACGGAGGAGGAAGCGGCCCTGGATCGTGCGGGTGGTCACCAGGAACAGGCCTCCGCCGGGCGGGACATAGAGAATGGGTCTCGGCACGCCTAGGAGGACGTGAAGTGGGTCGCTCAACCTCCCGGCGGTGAGCGCCGAACGGTTCGTTCTGCGATTTAAACGACAGAAAAGAATGAACTTACCAAGTGGCTGGCACCAGTAGGTTGCAGAAATGAACTTACCAAGTGGCTGGCACCAGTAGGTTGGGCTTGAGACTTTTTGAGATTCGATTAGCATTATCATGCTGATCTCGGTGACACCCATGGAACTGGGTGGGAGCCTCGAGTTACATCGAGTCCACGCAAGCTCTCTGCGCCGAGGCCTAGCTCTGACGGCGTGATCCCACCTTGAGATTTCTCATCTTCGAACCAGCGACCCTCTTTCGATCGTTGCCCACCGGGAGGACGTGCCCATGAAATCCCGTCTCAGCCGACGAGAGGTGCTTACCTCGGCGCTCGCATTTGCTTGGTCCGCTCAGGCTGGCGCCATCGACTTCCAGAAGCTCCCTGTCGGGGATATCGCCGATCGGGTGGATCCTTGGATCGAGCTCATTCCTGAGGCCTACCAGCGGAATATCGCTGCGATTACGGCGCGAGCCGGGGGCCGGCCGGTGATCGCGGTGCTCAAGAACAACGCCTATGGCCTCGGGGTGACCGAGGTCGCTTCGATTCTCGAACAGGTCGAAGGGGTCTGGGGCTTCGCCTTGGTCCAGGCCGAGGATGCCCTGTCGCTGCGAGCGGCAGGAATCCGCAAGCCGATCCTTCTCATGGCCCGTCACGCAACGGGCGAGGGCGAACCGTTGGCCCGCGCCTCGGTGACGCTGTCGGCCTTCGACGATGATGATCCGGAGCGACTTGACCGCCTCGCTCGCTCCCTGGGTCGACCGGTGGGAGTTCACCTCTACGTCGACACCGGCCTCGGCAGGATGGGGCGCTTCCACACCCGGCTCGGCTCTTGGCTGGATTCTCTTGCCGAGGCGGCGCGGATCGAGGGAGCGTTCACCATGCTCACCTCGGACAAGAGCTTCGCCGGCGAGCAGCTGCGACGGTTTCGAGAGGTACGCACG contains:
- the alr gene encoding alanine racemase; this encodes MKSRLSRREVLTSALAFAWSAQAGAIDFQKLPVGDIADRVDPWIELIPEAYQRNIAAITARAGGRPVIAVLKNNAYGLGVTEVASILEQVEGVWGFALVQAEDALSLRAAGIRKPILLMARHATGEGEPLARASVTLSAFDDDDPERLDRLARSLGRPVGVHLYVDTGLGRMGRFHTRLGSWLDSLAEAARIEGAFTMLTSDKSFAGEQLRRFREVRTALSRRGLADGLFHAASSAPLLHEPAARLDAVRPGILLHGSPPGAEPDESRLIDLEVAFRLCARVVRLERLPAGTTLGFSRFYKIESPTWIATLPTGWGDGYPSAAENGAVVLAKGRSFKVVNVNSNHTNVLVGSEKKLEVGDAVTLVGPDDPAVTPEGLAKSIGGHNYRQIDLKGYLPKFIR
- a CDS encoding TIR domain-containing protein gives rise to the protein MSKPRVFIGSSVEGVRIAEAVFACLRHSTVPTLWSHGLFRPGRYPLQELERQLKRHSFAVLVASADDKLFKRGEEGAAMRDNLLVEFGMFTGGIGSRQVFFVCPSEPALVLPSDLAGIIHAKYDAERVQGDASEIAAAVQVPCLQIRDVVEEEWSRIERDRESARTAVLKSKRGKALARLHGAAVQLRDALMAVQRDAFAAFSDEAAFREVKTSAAHRVKEISASFSDDAELIEVQQELDLLTEKTAAALADLPFPRELGLGKDAARAKALDVGAGALSVWLSGGDAVGHVSRAASSEAGGRVESLKQRFTEWWEQHSPPLQAATRELQDALFRSAMSLPSEGVDPLSEVPPTCRMP